The following proteins come from a genomic window of Diorhabda carinulata isolate Delta chromosome X, icDioCari1.1, whole genome shotgun sequence:
- the LOC130902333 gene encoding ATP-dependent (S)-NAD(P)H-hydrate dehydratase, producing MLTFWLSSQISVMVTLTILSKLLTNVSSLESLSLLSARNISRTMCEAAEKKMLEKASQLAPPLTHELHKGQAGRIGVFGGSIEYTGAPYFSSISSLKVGADLAYVFSKSEAAPIIKSFSPELIVLPLLETSIEEIEPWLDRLHVVLIGPGLGRNNCTFNLIEQVIEACRNKKKPMVIDADGLFLIALKPEILVNYPAPVVLTPNVMEFNRLLGGCSDGTKLERSENYLKKLGPNIIILCKDREDEIITNGKIIKVTGGGSPRRCGGQGDLLGGSLATFLHWAILKGEEPAVACYAAARLTRECNARAFAKHGRSMTTSDMIQEIHGVFEDFYEQK from the exons ATGTTGACGTTTTGGTTATCATCACAAATCAGTGTCATGGTGACTTTAAcaatattgtcaaaattattaacTAACGTTAGTAGTTTAGAATCGTTGTCGTTGTTAAGTGCCAGAAATATAAGTAGAACAATGTGCGAAGCGgcagagaaaaaaatgttggaaaaagcATCGCAATTAGCTCCTCCTCTTACACATGAATTACATAAGGGGCAAGCAGGTAGAATCGGAGTTTTCGGAGGAAGTATCGAATACAcag GTGCcccatatttttcttcaataagtTCTTTGAAAGTTGGTGCTGATTTGGCTTATGTGTTTAGTAAATCAGAAGCTGCTCcgataataaaatcatttagtCCAGAACTTATCGTTTTACCACTATTGGAAACCtcaattgaagaaattgaacCATGGTTAGATAGATTGCATGTTGTTCTCATAGGACCAGGACTAGGTAGAAATAATTGTACTTTTAATTTGATAGAACAAGTCATAGAGGCATGTAGGAACAAGAAGAAACCAatg GTGATCGACGCTGATGGATTGTTTCTGATTGCCCTTAAACCCGAAATCTTGGTAAACTACCCAGCTCCAGTTGTGTTGACACCCAACGTCATGGAGTTTAATAGACTTCTAGGAGGATGTTCAGATGGTACAAAATTGGAGAGATCtgaaaactatttgaaaaaattaggaccaaatataataattttgtgtaAGGACCGCGAAGACGAAATAATCAccaatggaaaaataattaaagtaaCTGGAGGCGGTTCACCGAGACGTTGTGGTGGTCAAGGCGACCTTTTAG GTGGCTCTCTGGCAACTTTTCTGCATTGGGCCATTTTAAAAGGAGAAGAACCAGCAGTTGCTTGCTACGCAGCCGCGCGACTGACTAGAGAATGTAATGCAAGAGCATTTGCCAAGCACGGAAGAAGTATGACTACTAGTGATATGATTCAAGAAATTCACGG